ATCGTCCGAAATGTCTGTAGAGCGAGGCAGACAACAATAAAACCCATATACGAAGGAATTGCGCCGAGTTTTGCCAAATTGCCGAAACAATCGTCGATCTTTACAACAATGGGCGTGCTCTCACTGTTACCTTGGTGGAGCACACATGTGCCCCTTGTCACGAAAACCGCTCTATTGTATAAACATTTCTAGAACAGGCGTTTTCCACATCATGTCTTCCGTATCctacaattcaaattccGTTTCATAACATTATTATTATATTCTAACTCCTAAATCTATACAACTCCTCTTGCGTTCATGAACCATCAGGGAGTCCATTTGACTATTATGCCTctttcttgaaattttttccTCTGGACTAGGCCCCGGTGTCAATGGCATTGAAACCTTAGGTGTTTTTGGTGGTAGGCTTTGactattgttttgattaaCACAGTATTTCTGTTGTAAACTATTAGGCAATGCCAATACCCTAATGGCTTTAAATacattttggaaattttcaatagttAATTGTACAGTTCCGTTTTCCAATAGCGTATTGTAGAAATTCAAAACGGTCATGATATTAATGGGAAGTTTCAAAGTAGATATACTTGACATGATTGCAAGAATGGCAATTTGTGATGACGaatattcaaaatacaTGTTTGggtaaaattgaaataattCGCCAAGATAATATGATGAAAGTTTAATCTTGTTGTAATATTTCTTGATGACTGATGAGTTTGCATCATTAACTGAAACCAACATGTTGAGAAAcatatcaacaaaagcatCAAATGTGGGACTATTGATAACCCATTCCAATGACTTGAGTATATGTTTTTCCATTTCTATAAACAACTCCTTATTATAACTATCAACACAAATCTTGCgcaaatcattcaatgtAGGAATCTTGAACTTGGGATCCAAGTTTTTACAACTTATCCATAAACTGGTCAATCccaacaattgataatgttgTTTCTTAACAATCCTAGTGGAGCAATAACgatcaatcaaattcaccGTCAAGGGAAATGTGGACCTAGATAAATTAAGAATTGTAATCACTTCCATCAAGAAATCAAGCAACAATGGTCTCATACTCAATTTAATCTCtggttgttgttcaatCAACGATACATTGGGCAACGTATGTGACTCAACTGATAATAGATGCTCCAACATGTCCAATTCGTATTCTGAAACTGTTGATGTATGACTCTTGCGTTCCATTTGTTGTAAATTGGAGTTTGATGACTTGATTTGCAGCTGTACAACTCTTGTCTGATGGTAGGCATCGGGTGATGAAGACGAGATCATGACAACGTAGATAGCAAAATGTGTGATAATGTGTTATATCAATGTGGTAATTCAATTTGGGtggttgtaaaaaaaattgaccACAAGTTTGAcctccaaaattgatgacgTAGTGTATGCAGTGTAAGCTTCCTAATAGTTATCCAATGTAGAGGGAGtatcaacagcaaaagCCAATGATAACAATACGGTTAGGTGTAGTTAGTGTGTGTAGTGTGTAAGAATAGTAACCAGTACTATTCAGCTATGCAATAAAAAAAGTGTAtatgtgtatgtgtgtgtgtgtgcgTATCTCTTCTGCAACAAGTACCTTGACTCGAGAAGATATCCGTCTATAATTGTAACAAAAATAAGTGGAAACGTGTAAGAAAATGTGTTGATATAGCGAAAACCGTAAATGAATGTGGAAGACAGCTATATGAAATGCAAATGAATATAGGACGTTAAAAAATTGGTTCTGGCGTGTAAATTGT
The Candida orthopsilosis Co 90-125, chromosome 5 draft sequence genome window above contains:
- a CDS encoding Cln3 G1 cyclin, encoding MISSSSPDAYHQTRVVQSQIKSSNSNLQQMERKSHTSTVSEYELDMLEHLLSVESHTLPNVSLIEQQPEIKLSMRPLLLDFLMEVITILNLSRSTFPLTVNLIDRYCSTRIVKKQHYQLLGLTSLWISCKNLDPKFKIPTLNDLRKICVDSYNKELFIEMEKHILKSLEWVINSPTFDAFVDMFLNMLVSVNDANSSVIKKYYNKIKLSSYYLGELFQFYPNMYFEYSSSQIAILAIMSSISTLKLPINIMTVLNFYNTLLENGTVQLTIENFQNVFKAIRVLALPNSLQQKYCVNQNNSQSLPPKTPKVSMPLTPGPSPEEKISRKRHNSQMDSSMVHERKRSCIDLGVRI